From Erigeron canadensis isolate Cc75 chromosome 5, C_canadensis_v1, whole genome shotgun sequence:
TTAGAATGTTAGGATACGACATCGAGTCAGAACGTATGACTAAACGTGCACCAGAAGTAGACCAGGTATGCCGCTTTTACCAAATTATCTGTTTCTTTTATGAACCACATCAGTAAGCTCATAAAATGGCTCTAAAAACAGATTGATGACAAAATATGTATCTGAAAAACTGCCTTCATCAAAATAGACATTTATAGTGATTGTTGGTTCAAAGAAAATAATCTTTTGTCACAAAAATGATAGAATTAACTGGCAATTACAATTTTGTGAAGGAGTATAGTAGAACTCGGCTCATAAGTTGTGACAAGCTACTAGAGCAATTACCTCAAATGCAGCAACTTCTCTTTCGTCTCATCGGATGTCAGGTAAGCGTTGAATATGCAGAGTTTCAACCTTGTTTCGGGTTTTCTTATGTATTTTTTACAAGTTTCAACCTTAAACTGAAATTTCTAATCAAGCGCAAAATATTAAATTGTAGCCTGAAGGAGCTGCTTACCACAACTATCTAGTTCAATATGCTTTAGCTTTAGTTCTCAAGGAAAGTTTCAAGATATATTGTTCCATCAATGATGGGATCATTAATCTTGTCGAATTGGTATACTTTTCTTACAAAGTTCTTACAATTTGCACCCTAATACGAAACCTAACCAACTTATAAAACTTATCCTAGTTCTTTGACATGCCTAAAGACGACGCTATAAAAGCTCTGAGTATCTACAAAAAGTCGTGGAAACAGGTATTTAACGACATCTATGAAACTAGAATGTATTCTTCCATTTTTTCCCCAATATCTcaacatcaaaacaatatatatcttttcaCATCAATTTCAATATCTTTAGGCTGAATACCTTGCTGAGCTCTATGAATATTGCAGAAACTTGGATCTTGCAAGGAATTTCCAATTTCCAACATTGAAACAGGTATCTAAAAAACTAAGGAGTGAATCTAAAGTTGCAATTTTTTAGTGTTTCACACCAAACATGTTTGTAATCTCACtcatttttgaaacttttgtCATTCATAGCCGCCACCTTCATTCCTTGCAACGATGGAGGAATATATTAGAAAAGCTCCTTCAATAGGATCAGTTTCCATTAGAAGATTGGTACACATTATTTCAATTATATACCAAAAAGTGTATAGCTACTATTGGCTATATTGATTGAAATTTAAATTGAATCAGGAGTATGAGGCAATTGAAGATGAACAAAGTGAAGATTCTAACTCTCAAGAAAAGAATAATGAAAGACTCGAAGACAAGAAACCGTTGCTAATTGAGCCTGATCCTAAGCCTGAGCCCGAGTCTGTGCCTAAGAGAGAACAAGATATTTCAACATTTGTATCTCCCCCTAATGATAGCGATCTATTGGTAAGCCCCATTTTTGCGATTGGTAGCTACTTTTTGTACCCAAGTGGTAACTAAtgaagtttataaaatatgtgCAGGGAATGCAGCAAATGAATCCGAAAGCTCAAGAGTTAGACGAAAACAACGCGCTGGCTCTTTCCATCTTTCAGAATGGTATATGCTTATTTtaagtatatagatataaagactaaagaaacaaacatataaagtaTAATATTGCAACTCTTTCGTAGGTTGTAATCCTAGATCATCGTCTATAGACTGGAGTGAAGTCGAAAAGAAACTAGGATGGGAGCATGCTCTTGTTGAGAataacatcatcatcaataacaaaacttCACAAAACAATTTGGTTAGTTTTATCTATTTCTGATAAggaaaaaatatttgaaatttaggtAATTTTCTTTGAAATTGTCAACAAACTAATAAGTGATATCTTCAAAGAATCGTGAACTCACAATCTAGGAGCTTTTTGATGCTATATATCAAGCCaaagttcattatgtgaatTAATATTGGGTTTTTATCTAGGTTGGTGGATTCGACAAGTTCTTGTTAGACAGTTTATACGAAAATGACGCAGCTCGAAAGCAAGTACAACTACACAATTCCGAACACCACACACATTACGGATATGATATGCAATATAATCCCCCGATGAATGTGCAAATGGTGGCGATGTTGCGCCATCAACAACAGATGACGATAAACCAACGGCAACAACATCAAAACCAATATTCACAGTTGTATCAACAACCATATCAGCAACAAAACATGTTAGTAACCTACAAAAACGGGCATTCTAGGACGGCTTCAAATCCTTTTGGAGATGGTTACTAGTATCCCCAAAGTAGCACATCATCTTATGGAAATCATGGGTTAATTTAGAACATATTTCTTTACAAGAAAGACTCAAAAACCATATGTAAAAAGGGTGAAAATGCACTCCTTGTTATACAATAGATGTTCCAGTTCTATAGGctcatattatattaaaaccaccacacttttctttttcaaccCAAGAACCAGATCTTTTATGTTCTTTCTTCTTGAGTGCCTGGATACATATGTTTAAACGGCTAGAATTGATGGCAAGTTGTTGGATTTTGCCAAAACTGCAGCCTTTTTGTTACCTTTTTCCCCGGCTATAACTTTCACACAAAATCCATGAGCTTTCTCACTTGCCCCGTGAAAGGCTTTGAATGACCTTTAAAAAACACATATTGATATAAGACTACATTGTTGTAAATTGTGATAATTCGTACATAAGAATGAACAACTATTTATACAGAGTTTATATGTCTAATTATAGAAACAAAATCGGTCTTGATTCTTTGTTTGTTGAGGAAGTCGATATCTTCTTATTTTAAGAAACGATATCTCCTTATTCCAGAATATGATGATTTGAGCTGATCTCATTATCTTCTAAttctaacactccccctcaagttgaatagtgGGATTTCCGATATTCAACTTAGATTGGTTTTGAGTTTGACTTGAAGTAACGCGTTCAGACATGGAAGcctatgattgattattgatctACTGTCTTCTTCGGACATGGTAGTTTTTGATTTGAGCTACCACCTTCTTCAGACATGGTAGACTTGATTTGAGATACTGTTTTCAACATGGTAGTCTCAGAATTTTGTTTGTGAGATACCACCTTTGGACATGGCATCTTTTGGTTTGAGCTGCCGCCTTTAGACATGACAACCGTTGATTTTGAGCTATCGCCTTCAGACATGGAAGCTATTGGTTTTGAGCAACCGCCTTCCTCATGGTATCCTCCTTTTGTTTTATTGCTAAGCTACCGCCTTCGGGCATGGTAGCCTTTGGTTTGATTGACCAAGCCACTGTCGTTAGACAAGGTGGCTTGATTTATGTGGtggttttaatataatatgagcctataccccccccccccctaaaaAAATATAGGAGGGTATCATGTGGTTTGTTTGGTTGGTTTGCTTGTTTTGGggttttgattttggtttttgatttgagcTATTGAGCTACCACCTTTTTGGACATAGTAACTTTTGGTTTTGAGCTACCGCCTTCCGACATGGTAGCTTTTGGTTTTTCCAatactccccctcaagttggaAGGTTAAGATTACGAACTCCGAACTTGCCAAAGAATATTTCTTTCTCGAACACTTCCTTTTAAGTTGGAGGATTTGTTTTTCTTGCGGTCTCAAAGATTTGAACCcgtcatttttcttttcttgtggATTCAAAGAATCcgacctttttttttcttctctgtTGATCGATTTGACCAACTttctttatgtgtttttttttctttttttttttcttatcaacaGCTCTCACCTCCCTTTTTTTGATCTTTCCTTTTGATATAAAACCATAAAACCTCCTCCATTAATTTGGAGCAAATAATAATGGTTGAACACTTTGAACTTGCGGGGTAcaactttttctttaaaatctCATATCTTAAATACCCACTGTAGGTTATATATCACAAACCCACGTGAAAGTATCTGCTGCCACTGTATGTATATGGAGTTTGGGTAAATATGAGCCAATAATTCCAAGGTTATCTTGAAGCCACAACCAAGGACTGTAGATTAAGCTCATAAATCTTAGCTTATGCTTAGTTTTTAagttatactcgtattatttagcATAATTATGTGTAATTCATGTAGTTTCTTATTGTTATGTATtgttttatataagtttttgtttttgagggTATAAGAGCATTGGGTATGGGGCATGGATGTCGACCCCGAACATGACATGGCATGTCAGAACCGGACAATTCTCCACCACGTGCCCATTCGGCGCCGGACCACCCTTTCTTGGTTCCATTGCTGATGCTCGGCGTCTCTTTaccttctttcttttttggtttCTATTGGAAATGAAAGAGGCCCAAGATAAcatttaattgatatataaaaactcaaaagagaTAGAAAACCCACCGGCATCTTATTTTACATAGGCGGTTGTTACATGCTcataagaaaaagaagaactatGTGAGAGTGTAAGAGATATAGTAAAAGTATTAGCTTCATGCctcattatctatatctatactactcaATAAAGcaaacaatctttttttttctataaacttttaagcctttaaaatacccataaTGTCCCTAcattttcaaaagcttttatttataattaacgtatatacttaaaatactcttaattaaataatttactaAATCTATCTCTCAACTCTTGAAAAAATTACTCtaccatttttatatttataaccaCACCACCAATACATTTAATAGACTGAACAAGTTATACTCGATTTCTAAATTATTTTGGTTCTTGAAACTTCATATAACTCTAAAACTAAACTGAATCCTCGTTTAAAGTtcataccttttaatttttgttaaaaagattTGAACTAATATGATACAagttcaaaaacaaaacaaaaccataATCAATATTAACTAACTTAAAATGTATTCACAATAAGTCTTAAGCATGAACCTCTTAGGTAAATATATTTGAGGTGACCACATATAATCTATGTAGTACCGAAACGAATACGGCAAAGGGGTATGAGAACGATACGGGAACGAGAAACGGTAAAACTAAAAATTGCAAGATACGAGTACGGcaacaaaaaaacatacaaatttaaaatatatcaattttttatagaAATACTTGAGACTTCAGATATTATGTATAACTGTATATGTATAGTTGTATAATATGTGCTTGATCAGTTATCACTCATCGAatgtttagtttttaataattggttttgaaattaaaaa
This genomic window contains:
- the LOC122601105 gene encoding putative clathrin assembly protein At5g57200, which encodes MGTFYSFRKAYGALKDSTKVGFAKVNSGFKDLDIAIVKATNHDECPPKECHVRKIFSATSVVVPRADVAYCIHTLFRRLSKTKNWIVAIKTLIVFHRILREGDPSFKEELLNYSERRQVFQVSNFKDDSSPLAWDCSAWVRTYGIFLEERLECFRMLGYDIESERMTKQLTGNYNFVKEYSRTRLISCDKLLEQLPQMQQLLFRLIGCQPEGAAYHNYLVQYALALVLKESFKIYCSINDGIINLVELFFDMPKDDAIKALSIYKKSWKQAEYLAELYEYCRNLDLARNFQFPTLKQPPPSFLATMEEYIRKAPSIGSVSIRRLEYEAIEDEQSEDSNSQEKNNERLEDKKPLLIEPDPKPEPESVPKREQDISTFVSPPNDSDLLGMQQMNPKAQELDENNALALSIFQNGCNPRSSSIDWSEVEKKLGWEHALVENNIIINNKTSQNNLVGGFDKFLLDSLYENDAARKQVQLHNSEHHTHYGYDMQYNPPMNVQMVAMLRHQQQMTINQRQQHQNQYSQLYQQPYQQQNMLVTYKNGHSRTASNPFGDGY